From one Myxococcus xanthus genomic stretch:
- a CDS encoding nicotinate phosphoribosyltransferase, whose translation MSTSLLATDGYKFSMAEAGWPLRRETFYYSHRRGGLQVMPLDVAAFVKSLIPEPKPEDYDYLSRYDYEMGVGFKAAILRREKLSIRAIPKGALFYPREPILTLTGPSALVSWVEPLLLQLNFRIQVATLALSDRDALARALATVTCDEQKAIALETLDSVGVKAVPITVDTEGYAKRVFATVKELVDIVEDPSRIFEVGLRAATCLEQHEVALRSCKDAGVTRTSNVDGAAKLGMVPVGTMGHEHIQRYGSDEAAFRAMRERRPQRSSYLLDTFDTLTSGIPAAFQLIQEEPGNNDSIRFDSGNKKLQYLYAVTRARDLGIRPVNILEDGLDAEATREFEELRRQVGWEPSAQFYGYGGHIIARTMDCPLTRDKVAAIYKLSRTGNTPVMKFGNELAEGKKSIPGEPVLFRRRHGSGPIGLVGQVGEPVPDGYFPLMESAPETPSLVGAQETAAEARVAYTAATQALVDALHRRHFPQQHR comes from the coding sequence ATGTCGACCTCGCTGCTCGCGACGGATGGCTACAAGTTCAGCATGGCGGAGGCCGGCTGGCCGCTTCGTCGGGAAACGTTCTACTACTCGCACCGGCGGGGTGGTCTCCAGGTGATGCCGCTCGACGTGGCGGCCTTCGTCAAGTCGCTCATCCCGGAGCCCAAACCGGAGGACTACGACTACCTCAGCCGGTACGACTATGAGATGGGCGTGGGGTTCAAGGCGGCCATCCTCCGCCGTGAGAAACTCAGCATCCGCGCCATCCCCAAGGGCGCACTCTTCTATCCGCGCGAGCCCATCCTCACGCTGACAGGGCCGTCCGCCCTGGTGTCCTGGGTGGAGCCACTGCTGCTCCAGCTCAACTTCCGCATCCAGGTCGCCACCCTGGCGCTGTCGGACCGGGACGCGCTGGCCCGCGCGCTGGCCACCGTGACGTGCGACGAGCAGAAGGCCATCGCGCTGGAGACGCTCGACTCGGTGGGCGTGAAGGCGGTGCCCATCACCGTGGACACAGAGGGCTACGCCAAGCGCGTCTTCGCCACCGTCAAGGAGCTGGTGGACATCGTCGAGGACCCGTCCCGCATCTTCGAGGTGGGCCTGCGCGCGGCCACCTGTCTGGAGCAGCACGAGGTGGCGCTGCGAAGCTGCAAGGACGCGGGCGTCACGCGCACCTCCAACGTGGACGGGGCGGCGAAGCTGGGAATGGTCCCCGTGGGTACCATGGGACACGAGCACATCCAGCGCTATGGCTCGGATGAGGCCGCGTTCCGGGCCATGCGCGAGCGCCGGCCACAGCGCTCCAGCTACCTGCTGGACACCTTCGACACGCTTACGTCCGGAATCCCCGCGGCCTTCCAGCTCATCCAGGAGGAGCCCGGCAACAACGACTCCATCCGCTTCGACTCCGGCAACAAGAAGCTCCAGTACCTCTACGCGGTGACGCGGGCGCGGGACCTGGGGATTCGGCCCGTCAACATCCTGGAGGACGGACTGGACGCGGAGGCCACGCGGGAGTTCGAGGAGCTGCGGCGGCAGGTGGGCTGGGAGCCGTCGGCCCAGTTCTACGGCTACGGCGGCCACATCATCGCGCGGACCATGGACTGCCCGCTCACCCGGGACAAGGTGGCCGCCATCTACAAGCTGTCTCGCACGGGCAACACGCCGGTGATGAAGTTCGGCAACGAGTTGGCCGAGGGCAAGAAGAGCATCCCCGGCGAGCCCGTCCTCTTCCGCCGCCGCCATGGTTCGGGGCCCATCGGACTGGTCGGCCAGGTGGGAGAGCCCGTCCCGGACGGCTACTTCCCGCTCATGGAGAGCGCGCCGGAAACCCCATCGCTGGTGGGCGCGCAGGAGACGGCGGCCGAGGCGCGTGTCGCCTACACCGCCGCGACGCAGGCGCTGGTGGATGCGCTGCACCGCCGTCACTTCCCGCAGCAGCACCGCTGA
- a CDS encoding lysophospholipid acyltransferase family protein, with amino-acid sequence MIRKLLQTAFAGTAAVGITGVLSPVVSALSLRDAKDADGVLVLWARSLLASAGVRHEAVGVENVPTDTHVVFVSNHQSHYDALVNFAHIRKHTRYVAKAELFRIPVFGPALRRAGNIPVERTGGAGDRARLSEAVTALRERVSVLFFAEGTRSTDGRLRPFKKGAATLAIQAGVPVVPLAVSGTRLILPKGGRAVRWGQRVALVVGKPIPTQGLTMQDRDALTRQLEDAVAELYAEACKRSGDTP; translated from the coding sequence TTGATTCGCAAGCTCCTGCAGACGGCCTTTGCTGGAACGGCGGCGGTGGGCATCACCGGTGTGCTGTCTCCCGTGGTGTCGGCGCTGTCGCTGCGCGACGCCAAGGACGCGGACGGCGTGCTGGTGCTGTGGGCGCGCTCGCTGCTGGCGTCCGCGGGGGTGCGGCACGAGGCGGTGGGCGTCGAGAACGTCCCCACCGACACCCACGTCGTCTTCGTGAGCAACCACCAGTCGCACTACGACGCGCTGGTGAACTTCGCCCACATCCGCAAGCACACGCGTTACGTGGCGAAGGCGGAGCTGTTCCGCATCCCCGTCTTCGGGCCCGCGCTCCGGCGCGCGGGCAACATCCCAGTGGAGCGCACCGGGGGGGCGGGAGACAGGGCCCGCCTGTCGGAAGCCGTCACGGCGCTGCGGGAACGGGTGAGCGTGCTCTTCTTCGCGGAAGGCACGCGCAGCACGGATGGGCGGCTGCGGCCGTTCAAGAAGGGAGCCGCGACGCTGGCCATCCAGGCGGGCGTTCCGGTGGTGCCCCTGGCCGTGTCAGGGACGCGCCTCATTCTTCCCAAGGGGGGTCGGGCCGTGCGGTGGGGACAGCGCGTGGCGCTGGTGGTGGGAAAGCCCATCCCCACCCAGGGACTGACGATGCAGGACCGCGACGCGCTCACGCGCCAGTTGGAAGACGCGGTCGCAGAACTCTATGCCGAGGCCTGCAAGCGCTCGGGAGACACGCCATGA
- a CDS encoding TonB C-terminal domain-containing protein — protein MPREPTRRLLPALAASMGVHGLLWLTLEREEPVARPPPASSPPALEWVDVEVAEARVSRDTLMPDKGPVAGAAQPVPPKRSDSVHAPPAPRTAAKHRAPSGKPAPERDAAPAQAESRSERHTEPTHASSQPAHDTQVAQADARPERHAEAQDSAPALLRFADAPLTGTPPTDMPRAEPGTNAVPGSRLLLAARQVTALSGTHRDVAAELDGGVDPHAPPSAQGLVEELVSESVGRGRVERGLVHPYYGQLGKALMKAWDADRSVKAHGLQGYFDMGMERGRAYSRIWAERAADYGASGSFAAKNGPGEDRRRPLSTAGDPTLNARRELRQQMRQEFRTTRRALIRVVQDATGQLVDVHLLEPSHQPEVDKEALKDVRATAEKLPPPPDEAVGGRSRLTSVWEFELLISISPPIPTFSFEFDEALGFIDTRLPLDRRIYKRVRLVEVR, from the coding sequence ATGCCTCGGGAGCCCACCAGACGCCTGCTGCCAGCGCTCGCCGCCAGCATGGGCGTACATGGGCTCTTGTGGCTGACCCTGGAGCGCGAGGAGCCGGTCGCGAGGCCCCCTCCGGCGTCCTCGCCGCCTGCCCTGGAATGGGTCGATGTGGAGGTGGCGGAGGCCCGTGTATCGCGAGACACGCTGATGCCGGACAAGGGCCCGGTCGCCGGCGCCGCCCAGCCGGTGCCACCCAAGCGTTCGGACAGCGTCCATGCGCCCCCTGCGCCCCGCACGGCTGCGAAGCACCGGGCTCCGTCGGGGAAGCCGGCGCCGGAGCGCGACGCCGCGCCCGCTCAAGCGGAGTCCCGGTCCGAGCGCCACACGGAACCCACCCACGCGAGTTCCCAGCCCGCCCACGACACGCAAGTCGCCCAAGCGGACGCGCGGCCTGAACGCCACGCGGAGGCCCAGGACTCGGCTCCGGCGCTGCTCCGCTTCGCGGACGCGCCCCTGACGGGGACGCCCCCCACGGACATGCCCCGCGCGGAGCCCGGCACCAACGCCGTCCCGGGCTCGCGGCTGTTGCTCGCGGCCCGTCAGGTCACCGCGCTTTCAGGAACGCATCGCGATGTGGCGGCGGAGCTCGACGGCGGCGTGGACCCGCATGCGCCTCCTTCAGCCCAGGGCCTGGTGGAAGAGCTGGTATCCGAAAGCGTGGGCCGAGGCCGGGTGGAACGCGGGCTGGTGCACCCGTATTACGGCCAGCTCGGCAAGGCGTTGATGAAGGCGTGGGACGCCGACCGCTCCGTGAAGGCGCACGGCCTCCAGGGCTACTTCGACATGGGCATGGAGCGCGGCCGTGCGTACTCGCGCATCTGGGCGGAGCGCGCGGCGGACTACGGCGCGTCGGGCTCGTTCGCCGCGAAGAACGGCCCGGGCGAAGACCGGCGCAGGCCGCTCAGCACCGCCGGAGACCCCACGCTCAATGCCCGCCGCGAGCTGCGCCAGCAGATGCGTCAGGAGTTCCGCACCACGCGCCGTGCCCTCATCCGCGTCGTCCAGGACGCGACGGGCCAGCTCGTGGACGTGCACCTTCTGGAACCCAGCCACCAGCCCGAGGTCGACAAGGAGGCCCTCAAGGACGTGCGCGCCACGGCGGAGAAGCTGCCCCCGCCGCCGGACGAGGCCGTGGGCGGCCGCTCGCGACTCACCAGCGTCTGGGAGTTCGAGCTGCTCATCTCCATCAGCCCGCCCATCCCCACCTTCAGCTTCGAGTTCGATGAAGCGCTCGGCTTCATCGACACCCGACTGCCGCTGGACCGCCGCATCTACAAGCGCGTGCGGCTGGTCGAGGTCCGCTGA
- a CDS encoding chromosome segregation protein SMC, which produces MHPRIPLLLAFACCLTACPKGPPADGRQVLSEKQQLEADVSAMSSKAETLLEAQSRLVWDFWTEGRHVDVAATYAGQEALFTIENIRRIDRLRQLTDDAREVRALTALHSHFAGEYLSHALAEFNDAAANLEASLTFPVDGKDVRYRDLERLLANERTVARRRALYAAATPAIERLNQTLRRREERADELVRELGFASYEAFGSELRQSDLGRLSVLAEEILQATQAPYRVVMERLSQRELGMAFKDITRADIPRLFRSREVEDAFPKGESLLKAHGTLAGMGLDLGELPHVTIDARDVKGKSSRPLALAVRVPSDVRISFKPGTGVLHQARVLHEFGHALHAAFTTETRFELARLGNPTVGEAYSALFEDLAEDPVWLEEHAGVSGEQRAQYLAASSAHKLFLIRHAAGRLLYQLELHRRVEADPKALYREIMSRTDDIPMTDEDTERYLVDQEDFFQSADSFRAWFLAGQLQAQLKARFGPAWWRTSQAGEFLKTLWAKGNAMSAREVAQAIGEKGIEPDVLLLRLGTTLQVPMKLNLEGVEDAILPAAPGLEDFTQPPPAPGLEDFSAPPAPPAPAP; this is translated from the coding sequence ATGCACCCAAGGATTCCCCTGCTGCTGGCCTTCGCCTGCTGCCTCACTGCCTGCCCCAAGGGCCCGCCCGCCGATGGCCGGCAGGTCCTTTCCGAGAAGCAGCAGCTCGAGGCGGATGTCAGCGCCATGTCCTCGAAGGCCGAAACCCTCCTCGAAGCCCAGAGCCGCCTGGTGTGGGACTTCTGGACGGAGGGCCGCCACGTGGACGTCGCCGCCACCTACGCCGGCCAGGAGGCGCTCTTCACCATCGAGAACATCCGCAGAATCGACCGGCTGCGCCAGCTCACGGACGACGCCCGCGAGGTGCGTGCCCTCACCGCGCTGCACTCGCACTTCGCCGGCGAGTACCTGTCCCACGCGCTGGCCGAGTTCAACGACGCGGCCGCCAATCTGGAAGCATCCCTCACCTTCCCCGTGGACGGGAAGGACGTGCGCTACCGGGACCTGGAGCGGCTGCTCGCCAACGAGCGCACGGTGGCGCGGCGCCGGGCCCTGTACGCCGCGGCCACGCCCGCGATTGAACGCCTCAACCAGACGCTGCGCCGCCGAGAGGAGCGCGCGGACGAGCTGGTGCGGGAGCTGGGCTTCGCCTCCTACGAGGCCTTCGGCAGCGAGCTGCGGCAGTCGGACCTGGGACGGCTGAGCGTGCTGGCGGAGGAAATCCTCCAGGCGACACAGGCTCCCTACCGCGTGGTGATGGAGCGACTGAGCCAGCGCGAGCTGGGCATGGCGTTCAAGGACATCACCCGCGCGGACATCCCCCGCCTGTTCCGCTCGCGCGAGGTGGAGGACGCCTTCCCCAAGGGCGAGTCCCTGCTCAAGGCCCACGGGACGCTGGCGGGCATGGGCTTGGACCTGGGTGAGCTGCCCCACGTCACCATCGACGCGCGGGACGTGAAGGGCAAGAGCTCACGCCCCCTGGCGCTGGCGGTGCGCGTGCCCTCCGACGTGCGCATCTCCTTCAAGCCGGGCACGGGCGTGCTGCACCAGGCACGCGTGCTCCACGAGTTCGGCCACGCGCTGCACGCGGCCTTCACCACGGAGACGCGCTTCGAACTGGCGCGCCTGGGCAACCCCACCGTGGGCGAGGCCTACTCCGCCCTCTTCGAGGACCTGGCCGAGGACCCGGTGTGGCTGGAGGAGCACGCGGGCGTCAGCGGCGAGCAGCGCGCGCAGTACCTGGCCGCGTCCAGCGCGCATAAGCTGTTCCTCATCCGCCATGCCGCGGGCCGGCTGCTCTACCAGTTGGAGCTGCACCGCCGCGTCGAGGCCGACCCGAAGGCGCTGTACCGCGAAATCATGTCGCGCACCGACGACATCCCGATGACGGACGAGGACACCGAGCGCTACCTCGTGGACCAGGAGGACTTCTTCCAATCCGCGGACAGCTTCCGCGCCTGGTTCCTGGCGGGTCAGCTCCAGGCGCAGCTCAAGGCGCGCTTCGGCCCCGCGTGGTGGCGCACGTCGCAGGCGGGCGAGTTCCTCAAGACGCTGTGGGCCAAGGGCAACGCGATGTCCGCGCGCGAGGTGGCCCAGGCGATTGGTGAGAAGGGCATCGAGCCGGACGTGCTGCTGCTGCGGCTGGGCACCACGCTCCAGGTGCCCATGAAGCTCAACCTCGAAGGCGTGGAGGACGCCATCCTCCCCGCCGCGCCGGGGCTGGAGGACTTCACCCAGCCCCCGCCCGCGCCGGGGCTGGAGGACTTCAGCGCGCCCCCCGCCCCGCCCGCGCCGGCGCCCTAG
- a CDS encoding inorganic pyrophosphatase, translating to MKKPIQTTSQAHPWHGITPGEDAPEIVTAYIEIVPTDAVKYELDKESGILKLDRPQRFSSQCPTLYGFIPQTYCDELVAKRCAERTGLKDIKGDGDPIDICVLTEKVISSGNLLVRAIPIGGFRMVDGDEADDKIIAVLESDLVYGELQHLAQLPRALLDRLKHYFLTYKQIPGEGKRSVEIAEVYDQPEALEVIKRSMKDYERIYGPQVTTKARAVRTRGAAVEAKIAKPAKAKTKAARKSRAS from the coding sequence ATGAAGAAGCCAATCCAGACCACATCCCAGGCGCACCCGTGGCACGGAATCACCCCGGGCGAGGACGCCCCCGAAATCGTCACCGCGTACATCGAAATCGTCCCCACGGACGCGGTGAAGTACGAGCTGGACAAGGAGTCCGGCATCCTCAAGCTGGACCGTCCGCAGCGCTTCAGCAGCCAGTGTCCCACGCTCTACGGCTTCATTCCGCAGACGTACTGCGACGAGCTGGTGGCGAAGCGCTGCGCCGAGCGTACGGGCCTGAAGGACATCAAGGGCGACGGCGACCCCATCGACATCTGCGTGCTGACGGAGAAGGTCATCTCCAGCGGCAACCTGCTGGTGCGCGCGATTCCCATTGGCGGCTTCCGCATGGTCGACGGTGATGAGGCCGACGACAAGATCATCGCGGTGCTGGAGTCCGACCTGGTGTACGGCGAGCTGCAGCACCTCGCGCAGCTTCCGCGCGCGCTGCTCGACCGCCTCAAGCACTACTTCCTCACCTACAAGCAGATTCCCGGTGAGGGGAAGCGCAGCGTGGAGATCGCCGAGGTCTACGACCAGCCGGAGGCGCTCGAGGTCATCAAGCGCAGCATGAAGGACTACGAGCGCATCTACGGCCCGCAGGTCACCACGAAGGCGCGCGCTGTCCGTACGCGTGGCGCGGCGGTGGAGGCGAAGATCGCCAAGCCCGCGAAGGCCAAGACGAAGGCGGCGCGCAAGTCGCGCGCGTCCTGA
- the epmA gene encoding EF-P lysine aminoacylase EpmA: MPNLSQWRAARGRQSLYSALRRFFAAHGYLEVETPLLIPTPGMEPHINAFEAGFIPETDVGSARTLYLHSSPEYAMKRLLADGAGPLFQLCKVFRNGEVSPTHNPEFTMLEFYRPHADYHAIMDDLEGALAEAGRGATEGEPGADPLFFTRTPYERLTVRDAVLRATGVDIRQHSDGPSLKRAAEAAGVRTGNAETFDDVFFHLFLQKVETGLGHERPTFLIEYPASMAALSRLKPGDAVVAERVELYAKGLELANGFSELTDPVEQRARLTEEQELRRQLGRAVYPLDERFLDAVGRMPPSAGIAVGLDRILMLLLGVQRISDVLLFPAHEFV, translated from the coding sequence ATGCCCAATCTTTCTCAATGGCGGGCCGCCCGGGGACGCCAGTCCCTCTACTCCGCCCTGCGACGTTTCTTCGCTGCCCACGGCTACCTGGAGGTGGAGACGCCGCTGCTCATCCCCACTCCGGGGATGGAGCCGCACATCAACGCGTTCGAGGCCGGCTTCATCCCGGAGACCGATGTGGGCTCCGCGCGGACGCTCTACCTGCACTCCAGCCCCGAGTACGCCATGAAGCGGCTGCTCGCGGACGGTGCCGGGCCGTTGTTCCAGCTGTGCAAGGTGTTCCGGAATGGGGAGGTGTCCCCGACCCACAATCCGGAATTCACGATGCTGGAGTTCTACCGGCCTCACGCGGACTACCACGCCATCATGGATGACCTGGAAGGGGCGCTGGCGGAGGCCGGCCGCGGCGCGACGGAAGGGGAGCCCGGGGCGGACCCGCTCTTCTTCACACGCACCCCCTACGAGCGGTTGACGGTGCGTGACGCGGTGCTGCGCGCCACCGGCGTGGACATCCGCCAGCATTCGGATGGCCCATCATTGAAGCGGGCGGCGGAGGCGGCCGGGGTGCGCACCGGGAACGCGGAGACGTTCGACGACGTCTTCTTCCACCTCTTCCTCCAGAAGGTGGAGACCGGCTTGGGCCACGAGCGGCCCACCTTCCTCATTGAGTACCCGGCGTCCATGGCGGCGCTGTCCCGGCTGAAGCCCGGTGACGCGGTGGTGGCGGAGCGGGTGGAGTTGTACGCCAAGGGTTTGGAGCTGGCGAACGGGTTTTCCGAGCTGACGGACCCCGTGGAACAGCGGGCACGATTGACAGAAGAACAGGAGCTCAGGCGCCAATTGGGCCGGGCCGTGTATCCTCTGGACGAGCGGTTCCTTGACGCGGTAGGGCGAATGCCACCCTCGGCGGGCATCGCCGTCGGGCTCGATAGAATCCTGATGCTGCTGCTCGGGGTCCAGCGCATCTCGGACGTGCTCCTTTTCCCCGCCCACGAGTTCGTTTGA
- a CDS encoding nicotinamidase, whose amino-acid sequence MPLPIPRFHEDARVSQLYLERGAEVAEEALRYAAEHRIRPAREDATRIAAFGIDVQVAFCTPGASLFVPGAVEDTQRALRWLYANLDRVTELVFSLDTHRAYHVFHPSWWRDAEGRPPPPLTAITAADVRSGRWRATRFHEESLAYCEQLESSGRYVLTVWPFHAMLGGLSHALVPSVFEASLFHALVRDVPTHFELKGEHPLTENYSVLSPEVTELKGQQVGAFNTRLFEHLMSFDRVYVFGQASSHCVLNTLLDLRRHIERTDPSKMGRIHILEDAMSPVPAPPLEPLPASLDFPRLAKEALRDFQAAGMRVVRTSDPLEG is encoded by the coding sequence ATGCCCTTGCCCATTCCCCGCTTTCACGAGGACGCCCGCGTCAGCCAGCTCTACCTGGAGCGTGGCGCGGAGGTGGCCGAGGAGGCCCTCCGCTACGCGGCGGAGCACCGCATCCGCCCCGCGCGTGAGGACGCGACGCGCATCGCCGCGTTCGGCATCGACGTGCAGGTGGCCTTCTGCACGCCAGGCGCCAGTCTCTTCGTGCCCGGCGCGGTGGAGGACACCCAGCGCGCGCTGCGCTGGCTCTACGCGAACCTGGACCGGGTGACGGAGCTGGTGTTCTCGCTGGACACCCACCGCGCGTACCACGTGTTCCATCCGTCCTGGTGGCGGGACGCGGAAGGCCGGCCGCCGCCGCCATTGACGGCCATCACCGCGGCGGACGTTCGCTCCGGCCGCTGGCGGGCCACGCGCTTCCACGAGGAGAGTCTGGCCTACTGCGAGCAACTGGAGTCCAGCGGCCGGTACGTGCTCACCGTCTGGCCCTTCCACGCGATGCTAGGCGGACTGAGTCACGCGCTGGTGCCGTCCGTCTTCGAGGCGAGCCTCTTCCACGCCCTGGTGCGCGACGTACCCACGCACTTCGAGCTGAAGGGGGAGCACCCGCTCACGGAGAACTACTCCGTGCTCTCACCCGAGGTGACGGAGCTGAAGGGGCAGCAGGTCGGGGCCTTCAACACGCGCCTCTTCGAGCACCTGATGTCCTTCGACCGCGTCTACGTGTTCGGCCAGGCCAGCTCCCACTGCGTGCTGAACACGCTGCTGGACCTGCGGCGTCACATCGAGCGGACGGACCCGTCGAAGATGGGCCGCATCCACATCCTGGAGGACGCCATGAGTCCGGTGCCGGCGCCTCCCCTGGAGCCGCTGCCCGCCTCGTTGGACTTCCCCCGGTTGGCGAAGGAGGCCCTCCGGGACTTCCAGGCGGCGGGGATGCGGGTGGTCCGGACCTCGGACCCGCTGGAAGGGTAG
- the tssI gene encoding type VI secretion system Vgr family protein encodes MAAQFNPPAFTVQVGSHGADALSVSSISGTEALSHLFDFRVDFFAKDGNPIATSELLEQDALLTLSIRDSAPRYVHGWVREVESLGMKTGRRRYRAHVVPRLWRLTQHHRSRIFQQKSVPDILKDVLDAAGVKTRLALSGSYAPREYCVQYRESDFAFLSRLMEWEGIFYFFEHTEEGHTLVLGDKPSAHAPLPQGQQLPLRPSLGKEVVEGEYLSALEVVHRLRPGAVHLKDFDFEKPGLDISGKAQAPEGVTELELYDYPAGYVAPGVGKAATNVRTEAASMGGRTLMGQGVAPRLTPGYLLEVQSPEDGTFAGEYLVTEVVHSGTQPDVSAGSEAIQGLYRNQYQLLPKAVPFRPRRLTPLPQLAGPQTATVVGPAGEEIHTDEHGRIKVQFHWDREGKRDEKASCWVRVGQPWGGPAWGDVWLPRIGQEVVVRFLEGDPDRPLVAGAVYNGTNTVPYGLPGEKTKSTRKSASSLGSDGFNEVRVEDAVGQEEVFTHAQKDEDLLTENDKDQQVTGFEDLLVKKDRKRTVEGNQELRVGVDDVGVVEQNQTLLVQGNRSTRTTLSHDEEVEGNQTMTVGGNLTGLVLQGAMENVGAAKATTIGGVYSVNVALAYNEATGGARGLQVAAAHTEHVLGSRQETVGKDKTVDVGMDWDLRTKGQLTLTIGKDWEEDIGKTTSLYITEAMAGLAKKFELKADTFSLLVGDNLILKMEKSGKVTFTLKTLTVDGKEVKIKGGKVKMEAAGSLKSDSRKAKELEHFKEPDPVNVEFNLKGMDGKPIKDQPFELHMPDGTIKKGRVDGSGKGVVEKVPPGDYRVVFPEMSGRINKGS; translated from the coding sequence ATGGCCGCTCAATTCAATCCGCCTGCGTTCACGGTGCAGGTCGGCTCACACGGCGCGGATGCGCTGAGTGTTTCGAGCATTTCCGGCACCGAGGCGTTGAGCCACCTGTTCGACTTCCGGGTGGACTTCTTCGCCAAGGATGGCAACCCCATCGCCACCAGCGAGCTGCTGGAGCAGGACGCGTTGCTCACCCTCTCCATCCGCGACAGTGCGCCCCGCTACGTGCACGGCTGGGTCCGCGAGGTGGAATCGCTGGGCATGAAGACGGGCCGCCGCCGCTACCGGGCGCACGTGGTGCCCCGGCTGTGGCGGCTCACCCAGCACCACCGCAGCCGCATCTTCCAGCAGAAGTCCGTGCCGGACATCCTCAAGGACGTCCTGGACGCGGCGGGCGTGAAGACGCGGCTGGCCCTGTCCGGCAGCTACGCCCCCCGTGAGTACTGCGTGCAGTACCGGGAGAGCGACTTCGCCTTCCTCAGCCGGCTCATGGAGTGGGAGGGCATCTTCTACTTCTTCGAGCACACCGAGGAGGGGCACACCCTGGTGCTGGGGGACAAGCCCAGCGCGCACGCGCCCCTGCCGCAGGGCCAGCAGCTCCCGCTGCGTCCCAGCCTGGGCAAGGAGGTCGTGGAGGGTGAGTACCTCTCCGCGCTGGAAGTGGTGCACCGGCTGCGCCCCGGCGCCGTGCACCTGAAGGACTTCGACTTCGAGAAGCCAGGCCTGGATATCTCCGGCAAGGCGCAGGCGCCCGAAGGTGTCACGGAGCTGGAGCTCTACGACTATCCGGCGGGCTACGTGGCGCCGGGCGTGGGCAAGGCGGCGACCAACGTGCGCACGGAAGCGGCGAGCATGGGCGGGCGCACGCTGATGGGCCAGGGCGTGGCGCCGCGCCTCACGCCCGGGTACCTGCTGGAGGTGCAGTCCCCGGAGGATGGCACCTTCGCGGGCGAGTACCTGGTGACGGAGGTGGTGCATTCGGGCACGCAGCCGGACGTCAGCGCGGGCAGCGAGGCGATTCAGGGCCTGTACCGAAATCAGTACCAGCTGTTGCCCAAGGCCGTGCCCTTCCGGCCCCGGCGCCTGACGCCCTTGCCGCAGCTTGCGGGCCCGCAGACGGCCACGGTGGTGGGCCCCGCGGGCGAGGAGATTCACACCGACGAGCACGGGCGCATCAAGGTGCAGTTCCACTGGGACCGCGAGGGCAAGCGCGACGAGAAGGCCTCGTGCTGGGTGCGCGTGGGCCAGCCGTGGGGCGGCCCGGCCTGGGGTGACGTGTGGCTGCCGCGCATCGGCCAGGAGGTGGTGGTGCGCTTCCTGGAAGGAGACCCGGACCGGCCGCTGGTGGCGGGCGCCGTCTACAACGGCACCAACACCGTGCCGTATGGCCTGCCGGGGGAGAAGACGAAGTCCACGCGCAAGAGCGCCTCCAGCCTGGGCAGCGACGGCTTCAACGAGGTCCGCGTCGAGGATGCGGTGGGCCAGGAGGAGGTCTTCACCCACGCGCAGAAGGACGAGGACCTGCTCACGGAGAACGACAAGGACCAGCAGGTGACGGGCTTCGAGGACCTGCTGGTGAAGAAGGACCGCAAGCGCACGGTGGAGGGAAACCAGGAGCTGCGCGTGGGCGTGGACGACGTGGGCGTCGTCGAGCAGAACCAGACGTTGCTGGTGCAGGGCAACCGCTCCACCCGGACGACGCTGTCTCACGACGAGGAAGTGGAGGGCAACCAGACGATGACGGTGGGCGGTAACCTCACCGGGCTGGTGCTCCAGGGCGCCATGGAGAACGTAGGGGCCGCGAAGGCCACCACCATTGGCGGCGTCTACAGCGTCAACGTGGCGCTTGCCTACAACGAGGCCACCGGCGGCGCGCGCGGCCTCCAGGTCGCCGCCGCGCACACCGAGCACGTGCTGGGTTCGCGGCAGGAGACGGTCGGCAAGGACAAGACGGTGGACGTCGGCATGGACTGGGACTTGCGCACCAAGGGCCAGCTCACGCTGACCATCGGCAAGGACTGGGAAGAGGACATCGGGAAGACCACCAGCCTCTACATCACCGAGGCCATGGCGGGCCTGGCCAAGAAGTTCGAGCTGAAGGCAGACACCTTCTCGCTGCTCGTCGGTGACAACCTCATCCTGAAGATGGAGAAGTCCGGCAAGGTGACCTTCACCCTCAAGACGCTCACCGTCGACGGCAAGGAAGTGAAGATCAAGGGCGGCAAGGTGAAGATGGAGGCGGCTGGTTCGCTCAAGAGCGACTCGCGCAAGGCGAAGGAGCTGGAGCACTTCAAGGAGCCAGACCCCGTCAACGTCGAGTTCAACCTCAAGGGCATGGACGGCAAGCCCATCAAGGACCAGCCCTTCGAGCTGCACATGCCCGACGGCACCATCAAGAAGGGCCGCGTGGACGGGAGCGGGAAGGGCGTGGTGGAGAAGGTGCCGCCCGGCGACTACCGCGTCGTCTTCCCGGAGATGTCAGGCCGCATCAACAAGGGTTCCTGA